Genomic segment of Sodaliphilus pleomorphus:
TATAAAAGATACTACAGCACGCTGCACATCGAAAGCGGCCGATGAAAACAGAGAATAAAAACAACACTACAATATCACACAACATTATGGCAAAAAGAGAATGGAAAAAGATTGAAGACTTCGACTTCAAGGAAATCTTGTTTGAAGAATACGACGGCATTGCCAAGATCACCATCAACCGGCCGCGCTACCGCAACGCCTTCACCCCACTCACCACGTGGGAGATGAGCCAGGCCTTTGCCTGGTGCCGCGAGGCCCAGCGCATAGGCGTGGTGCTGCTCACCGGCGCTGGCGACAAAGCCTTCTGCAGCGGGGGCGACATGCACGTGAAAGGCCGCGGGGGCTATGTGGGCAGCGATGGCGTGCCACGCCTCAATGTGCTCGACGTGCAGATGCAGATACGCCGTCTGCCCAAGCCCGTGATAGCCATGGTGAACGGCTACGCCATAGGTGGCGGCCACGTGCTGCACCTGGTGTGCGACCTCACCATCGCCAGCGAGAATGCCATCTTTGGGCAAACGGGGCCCAAGGTGGGCTCGTTCGACGCCGGCTTCGGGTCGAGCTACCTGGCCCGCATCGTGGGTCAGAAGAAAGCCCGCGAGATATGGTTCTTGTGCCGCCAGTACACAGCTCGCGAGGCCGAGCAGATGGGTATGGTCAACAAGGTGGTGCCCCTCGACCAGCTCGAGGACACCTGCGTGGAGTGGGCCCAGACCATGATGCAGCGTTCGCCCCTGGCCCTGCGCATGATCAAGGCCGGCCTCAACGCCGAGCTCGACGGTCAGGCAGGCATCCAGGAGCTGGCAGGCGATGCCACCATGCTCTACTACTTCCTCGACGAGGCCCAGGAAGGCGGCAAGGCCTTTTTGGAAAAACGCAAACCCGACTTTAAAAAATATCCCAAACTGCCTTGATGAGAATAACTATCGACCAACGAACGCTGCACTTCAAGCAGCCGGCCGGCACCTCGCGCGGCGTGTACACCACCCGCCGCTCGTGGCTGGTGACGATGAGCGACGGCGAGCACACGGGGCTGGGCGAGTGTGCACCGCTGCCCCGCTTGAGCTGCGACGACCT
This window contains:
- the menB gene encoding 1,4-dihydroxy-2-naphthoyl-CoA synthase translates to MAKREWKKIEDFDFKEILFEEYDGIAKITINRPRYRNAFTPLTTWEMSQAFAWCREAQRIGVVLLTGAGDKAFCSGGDMHVKGRGGYVGSDGVPRLNVLDVQMQIRRLPKPVIAMVNGYAIGGGHVLHLVCDLTIASENAIFGQTGPKVGSFDAGFGSSYLARIVGQKKAREIWFLCRQYTAREAEQMGMVNKVVPLDQLEDTCVEWAQTMMQRSPLALRMIKAGLNAELDGQAGIQELAGDATMLYYFLDEAQEGGKAFLEKRKPDFKKYPKLP